One genomic window of Phoenix dactylifera cultivar Barhee BC4 chromosome 6, palm_55x_up_171113_PBpolish2nd_filt_p, whole genome shotgun sequence includes the following:
- the LOC103705303 gene encoding uncharacterized protein LOC103705303, with protein MSSRREGRDSHAKRPHSRSERESSPKKTRRDGKPATERTNRDLYADGTADQDQKQRRRLQDVLPLEAPPAIETKLQPDNVKKGSDRKFDEISDGTKHSSDPAEVPRSRSYFQHDERGSAGQGGRSYRKSNDHGWRSDPKEQSGDRVKDKAEPYDLQKKDERTRARAIENNEWKHDGFFELEAEKPPARKRPAFREQKMPAESESAAAEAALESRLPRRDQPVSGSSRREERGGNYSRGLDKPERPFNRDDERNDRRGDVHRAGYQSRDRFGGRGMRGRERFSGRYGEGSTYRQGGFQVEKWKHDLFDEANRSPTPKNEEEQIAKVEALLAL; from the exons ATGTCGTCTCGACGGGAGGGCCGCGATTCCCACGCCAAACGCCCCCATTCCCGGTCCGAACGAGAATCCAG tccaaagaaaacaagaagagaTGGAAAACCAGCAACAGAGAGAACGAACCGTGATTTGTACGCTGACGGCACAGCTGATCAGGATCAAAAGCAACGTAGGCGTCTGCAAGATGTTTTGCCACTTGAGGCCCCTCCAGCAATTGAAACCAAGTTGCAGCCTGATAATGTAAAAAAAGGTTCAGACAGAAAGTTTGATGAAATCTCTGATGGAACGAAACACTCTTCTGACCCAGCTGAAGTGCCACGTTCTCGATCATATTTTCAG CATGATGAACGTGGCAGTGCTGGGCAAGGTGGTCGAAGTTACCGCAAATCAAATG ATCATGGATGGCGGAGTGATCCGAAGGAGCAATCTGGTGACAGGGTTAAAGACAAGGCCGAACCATATGATTTGCAGAAAAAAGATGAGAGGACCCGAGCACGTGCAATTGAAAATAATGAATGGAAACATGATGGATTCTTTGAACTGGAGGCTGAGAAACCACCTGCTCGGAAAAGACCGGCATTCAGGGAACAGAAGATGCCGGCGGAATCAGAATCTGCAGCAGCTGAAGCAGCGCTAGAATCAAGGTTACCTCGTCGTGATCAACCTGTTTCAGGTTCTTCAAGGAGGGAAGAAAGGGGTGGTAATTATTCTCGTGGACTGGATAAGCCTGAAAGACCATTCAACAGAGATGATGAGAGAAATGATAGGAGGGGAGATGTGCATAGAGCTGGCTATCAATCTAGGGATAGGTTTGGTGGCAGGGGCATGAGGGGGAGGGAAAGGTTTAGTGGAAGGTATGGCGAGGGAAGCACCTACCGCCAAGGTGGTTTTCAAGTAGAAAAATGGAAGCATGATTTGTTTGACGAAGCAAATAGGAGCCCAACTCCAAAGAACGAGGAAGAGCAGATTGCGAAGGTTGAAGCACTGTTAGCATTGTAG
- the LOC103705302 gene encoding strigolactone esterase D14, whose amino-acid sequence MGGSSNWSGGGGPAGSKLLEILNVRVVGNPDRPALVLSHGFGTDQSAWNRVVPYFQRDYRIVLYDLVCAGSVNPDHFDFRRYTTLDAYVDDLLAILDALRIDRCFFVGHSVSAMIGILAAIRRSDAFLKLILIGASPRFLNDKDYHGGFEKGEIERVFEAMESNYEAWVRGFAPLAVGADVPAAVREFSRTLFNMRPDISLFVSRTVFNSDLRGVLGLVRVPCVVVQTAKDVSVPLSVAAYLKAHLGGRTTVEILNTEGHLPHLSAPAAFITALRRSLSR is encoded by the exons ATGGGAGGCAGCAGCAACtggagcggcggcggcggacccGCCGGCAGCAAGCTGCTGGAGATCCTGAACGTGAGGGTGGTCGGAAACCCCGACCGACCGGCGCTGGTGCTGTCCCACGGCTTCGGCACCGACCAGTCGGCGTGGAACCGCGTCGTCCCTTACTTCCAGCGCGACTACCGCATCGTCCTCTACGATCTCGTCTGCGCCGGCAGCGTCAACCCCGACCACTTCGACTTCCGCCGCTACACCACCCTCGATGCCTACGTCGATGACCTCCTCGCCATCCTCGACGCCCTCCGCATCGACCGCTGCTTCTTCGTCGGCCATTCCGTCTCCGCCATGATCGGCATCCTCGCCGCCATCCGCCGCTCCGACGCCTTCCTCAAGCTTATCCTCATCGGCGCCTCTCCCAG GTTTTTGAATGATAAGGACTATCACGGAGGATTCGAGAAGGGGGAGATAGAGAGGGTGTTCGAGGCGATGGAGTCGAACTACGAGGCCTGGGTGAGGGGGTTTGCGCCGCTGGCGGTGGGAGCGGACGTGCCGGCGGCGGTGAGGGAGTTCAGCCGGACGCTGTTCAACATGCGGCCGGACATCTCCTTGTTCGTGTCGAGGACGGTGTTCAACAGCGACCTGCGGGGGGTGCTGGGTCTGGTGCGGGTGCCCTGCGTCGTCGTCCAGACGGCCAAGGACGTGTCGGTGCCGCTTTCCGTCGCCGCCTACCTCAAGGCCCACCTCGGCGGCCGGACCACCGTCGAGATCCTCAACACCGAAGGCCACCTTCCCCACCTCAGCGCCCCCGCCGCCTTCATCACCGCCCTCCGCCGCTCGCTCTCCCGGTGA